The DNA segment ttgagcatgatatgttaactgaaacaaaaatctgtattttctcttctttcttatgcacttcttgttactgtgcactattttatttttatatttgtatcatgttcgaataaataaataaaaaaaaaaaaaaaaaatatctttgggATCGTGCTTTTGTTCTGTTGTGTTTACATTCATTGATCGTTTCTCACGTATCTTCTTAAGTTGCCTAATTTTCGGGAGATTGTTTGAAACGGCTCCAGTGCCTGCTCCTCTCAGCTTCAAAGGACAGTCTCCAGTGCCTCAGCCTCCAGTgtcggctccccgcagctttaaagcacagaCTCCAGTGCCGGCTCTACGCAGCTTTAAAgcgcagcctccagtgccggctccacgcagctttaaagcactgtctccagtgccggctcgccgtagctttaaggcactgtctccagtgccggctccccgtggctttaaggcactgtctccagtgccggctcctcgtagctttaaaGCACTTTCTCCATTGTCCTGTAGCCAGGCGGTCCCCGTAGCCCGTAACCCGACGCTGCCCGTAGCCTGCagtcaggccctgcccgaagcctgtagcccggtcctgcccgtagcctgtagccaggtcctgcCCGAAGCCTGAAGCCAGgtcctgcccgaagcctgtagcccggggcctcctgaagcctgtagcccggggcctcctgaagcctgtagcccggctccccctttagcagcctgtagcccggctcCCCCTTTAGCAGCGTGTAGCCTGGCTCCCCCTTTaccagcctgtagccaggcgccccctttagcagcctgtagtcaggcgccagtttctgttttctccctctACAGGTGTTGGGCTCCGAGGGTGCTggtccgccgccggcctcctgAAGTCCTGTCTCGCCTGACGGCGTCCGCCGGTACGACCGCCGGAGATCCTGTCTTGCCTGGGCCGTCCACCGGGACGCCCGCCAGAGAACCTGTCTCGTTCTCCGTGACGGCCACATCGGACTCTGCttcgccggggccgtcctccgggacaCCCATCGGATTACGTGACTCGCAGGGGCCGTCCTttgggacgtccgccggagcaCCTGTCTTGCTggggccgtccttcgggacgtctgccggagaacctgtctcgtcagagacgcccgccggagaacctgctCCATCGGGGCCATCCTCCGCGACGCCTGCATCAGACTCTGCTCCGCCGGGGTTGTCCTCCGCGACTCCTGCCACAGTTTCTGCCATGCTGGGGTCACCCGCCAGATGCTTCTCCAGGTTGGCTACccaaactgttatttttttaggtaTGGACTCTAGCCCTCCGCCATGAGCCTCCCCCGCCGCCCTGTTtgggttgttttgtgtttggactCTTGCCCTCCGTCCGGTGCCCCCTTCCACCCACCCGGGTCAGGGGATTATTGTTTTGGTTTGGGCGTCTGGTATCCGcccttaagggggggggggttatgtcACGATCCCTAGGCAGTTGTGATTATTTATGTTTGAGTTTTTTATCTTTGGGATCGTGCATTTGTTCTGTTGTGTTTACATTCATTAATCGTTTCTCACGTCTCTTCTTAAGTTGCcttccagctgttctgttaCCTTTGATTATCACACACCTGTGTCCTGTTTAGTTCAATTATCTCCTGTGTATTTAAGTTCCaggtttctgttcagtctttgcTGGATCGTTAGTCTATTTAATATCCTAGTCTGTGTTCATTCCTTGTCAGTTAGTTTTCTCTTTGGTATTTCGTCCCAGTCTGAAGCCTGCCCTTTGTAACCTCCTTGATGTGCTTTCTGGATTAAAAACCTCTTACCTGCTTACCGATGTCTCCTCACCGCTTCTTTTGCACCGTGGGTCCTCAACAAAAACCTCAATTCATGACaccctgcacctgtgggagtttgtgagagtgcactagtttaggtgaaaattaaccagaaggaaatagctctatagtggttgtggagaaccaaaggcccgccttccccgagcacagagccaggggtcaggggacccataaccccggactcccaaagaggcccccaaagcagggcgcccaggaggggccaacacagaaaatctgcaaccccgccccccaaggaaagaggagagacgacccagaggaaatcccccagccaccgcaatgccgacgacCCCAAGAGCCgtggggacgagcccgtgggctccggcGGCAGCCAGctgcgctgaagtggtcccggccatgggccctgagggccagaggccccaggggcgccccgtcCCCACGGGGGCCCAGGCCCCgtgaagcagccaccaggaatgggccggcacccacccgggaacccggcCCAAACCCGACGAccgtcaatgcgccagagggccaaggcgcctgccagtGGAGgaggcaggacgtggggggatgggctctgcacctagcggagacttgagatgttattgggagagggagcggaccggacccatacctggaaggaaaaaaaactcattcacaccatccctccctagtgccccactcacaaCACACATAGACTTacaaaaaaagacgctgtacacacattcccacacaACACTTGCATGCAATACTCACAAGTGGGGGGGTCACAACAATTCAACTATACGagtgcctgtgcccgacccccggccccggaccAGACACCCCCACAGagagggggggccaacacgacccgtacgggccacccaaccagaaccccccacaccccctaaataccttaataaaccccctccctcccccaccttaccctagccactcCTGCCCCCCACCCCTGGAGgggagcagaggcgtcagccccagaccaggcaagccgctggctacccacagcagccccccgccaagaccccggacccagtggcccgcacctcctccaggccccagactccttgccgctaTCGGAGAtcggggtgtgcaaaagaccctgatcctccctacgcccgctcagatgttgtgttgttgcatgttgttctcaagtgtgtttaaaactgggagcgccgaagagggtgcacggcacagcccaccccccctccagaAGGAAAcctccaagcaactgcccagaaccctcaatgtctaaatgcgagaggaggtgaagggagccgtccgtggcgaggctcacacaacataagcccccccagacgtcttccccccacacccccccccataccatggcctacatgaataTGCGTtgggaaaatgtttggagtgaaagtgtctaaaatgcatgataaaattggggagagggacgtcaccagaaagtggcaacctccggTAACGGCCCCCAAGGACCTTCATGTGTGGCGGCGttatggagcaggcagagggaggagtccagggatggggagcaaaggactgggggccagctcccctactgactccaataggcacccccgctccccaaAAGCCCTACCCGGAGAAGGGGGCCCTGCCAGCGGCACCAACGTAGCCCGGGAGCCAGGGAGAGACCGCAGGGTCCACctgccaaccacccaccaggaccaacacctccacccccccagcccacccaccaagcctactggctttaccccccgcaaaaaaataaataaaaataaatgaataaataattaagagggggaccctggccagccagcccgcacgaggcataccaaaccccaccccccaggcaaaacccgcaccgggagactacccggaccgggacagggggccggacacaagcccaccagaacgtccatctccaaccccctccccccaacccgtagatttaatccctccccaatactaacattcaaacaactcaccatacatttgacagtagacatccaggctgggtaagtccctactccccctcctcccccccccactagcagagtgccgaTCCAatgaaggggaagagcatcttaacctgacaacagccagctgcatgtatcgctctgcctagctccactcacatacatctgggacacggctcattgaaagtgatttccccaaccaaatttatggtctggccaatcaggacgcagggcgggtgtttcctggatgtgacgtagtggagaagtgaccgtgagattccaacagcaatggcggctcgcatcgaggaagcaagcgttagcattagGGCTGCAACGATTAGTCGACGTTGTCGACAAAAATCGATGATAGAAATTGTCGACAATGAATTCCATTGTCGACTATTGTCGCCAGACGCGTTTTTCAAACAGAGTGAGGCATCTCACTTGATTATGATCTCTGCCGAGAGTCGCTCATGCGCAGTAGTGTCTCTGTCTCTGAGCGGTAACATGCAAATATGGCGGCGTCAATATCAGGTACGCGTACCAAGACTTCCAAAGTTTGGGAGCATTTTAGCCTGGATACGGCGAATAAAAAGATTACTTGCAAGGTTTGCAAAGCAGACCTTGCGTTTCATGGCAGTACCTCGGTGATGCACGAACATTTAAAGAGAAAGCATGTCGGGGAGCTGAACGAAACGGAGTCTGACTCGCTTCGGTAAGATGCAAGTAACATTCAAGCCAATGCAGTTTTAATGACATACAttgtcagggtttcccgcagcgctatcttggcgaggcggccgcctcgccaaactagggctaccgcctcgccaacattccaaaaaaaaaaaaaatgaactcaTGCTTGCATGTTAATGTGACGTTAACAcgggttttttgttgttgcttttgcgcgcgtgtgaggggaaaaaacacatggataacCCCCcgcgcgcaaaacttgtcgcctcttcccccccgctccgcgagtcggtccgctcctcctcctcccgtccaaccccccccccgctccgcgggTCGGTCAGCACAAAACGTGTCGTCCCCCCCttaactcaccgcctcgcctaatcaaattcctgcgggaaacactgattGTGCATTTTATAAGCgcatttttgctattaaaaagaGCTTGAGCGTTATGCCAGACTGCCtgacaaacatatttttaattaaacgcATGCAGTCCGAAGAAGAGAAGCACCATGGAGCCCTTCCTGCAAAGGAGGCAGACATGCACCCCGCAACAGGCGGCTGCCCTCACTGAGTCAGTACTGCAGATGCTCATCTATGATATGAGGCCACTCTCCATGGTTGACGGTGCTGGGTTTCAACAGATGATAGCCCAGTTCAACCCCGACTATATCCTGCCATCCAGGACCCATTTCACCCACTTGATGGAGCAGAAATACAGCACAATGTTTCTGAAGGTAATTGtttaaaatacacacacacagagttcaTATAAGCAAtcacacatttaatttaatagtGATTATGTATTTCATATTAGCAATCAATCACCCCCacccaccaacacacacacatttcataCAAGCAAtcacaaatgtcatttaaaagcaattatatatttaattaatatattacatatttacatattatgtattaaaatatctgaaataCATAACTTAATTTTTGTAGTATGATAGAGCAGctgcaataaaacttttatgttGAATAGTTTCTGTTGATTTGTAGGTTTTTgctctttaaatatttacaaaaatcaaCTTTTGTGTTTAAAGGTAAAGGAGATCCTAAAAGAGGTCAGCAGCTCCCTCACACTGACGTGTGATGTTTGGACCAGCCGTGCCACAGAGGCATATCTTGGAGTTTCGTGTCACTTCATTACCAAAGACTGGCAAATGAAAACTCTAAACCTCTCCACTCTACCTCTAGAGGAGAGGCATACTGCTGCCAACATCATGTTATGGATGGAAGAGGTGATAGAGAAATTTGACATCTTGCCTAGCAAAATTAAAGCAATAGTACACGACAACGGGTCTAACATGGTGGCTGCAGCTCGACTCCTGGAAGAAAAACATGGTTGGTTTTCTGTGCGCTGTGCTGGGCACACTCTCCAACTTATTGTTAACAGTGCCCTCAAAGAGCCCAGCATCAACAAAGCCACCGGTGCAGCAAGAAACTTAGTGGAGCACTTTAGGAGAAGTGAGCTGGCGAATTCAAAActgaagaagaagcagcagcaaatGAACACAGCAGAGCACAAGCTGATCCAGGACATAAATACTCGATGGAATAGCACGTACTACATGATGGAGAGACTCCTGGAGCAGCGATGGCCAGTCACAGCGACCCTCTCTGACCCTGAGGTAACACCTAGAGGCAAGCACTACTGTGACCTCAAACCAGAGCAGTGGGTGCTACTTGAAGAGCTGGTGCAAGGGTTGGGGCCTTTTGAATGTGCAACCGTTTTCCTCAGTGGACAGGAGTATGCTACTGCTTCATGTCTTCCACAGCTGGTTAAAGGTCTGCAACGGTCCATACAGCAAACACAGTTTGAGACGAGTGCAGGAAAAGCCTTTCGAGCAATTGCAGGAAAGGGAATAAGTGAGAGGTGGGAGAATCTTAACACTGTGTCTGCAGAGAGAGACAACCCACTTGTTCTTGCAGCTGCCATCGACCCAAGATTCCGAAAGATGAAGTTTATCTCCCCTGAAGATGGCACAAGGGTGCAAAGCACAATTGAAGTTCTTGccataaaagaagctaaggCTGAGACTGGGATACATGATGACCCTGAGCTACAGCTGAAGAGGAGGGGCAATGTCTCAGGGGTAAAGTCAGCACTAGATAACCTTCTTCAGTCCGACACTGACAGCCggagtgaggaagaggaggagacccaggaggacCAAAAAATCCAAATGGTGAGGAGGGAAGTTCAGCTGTTCTTCACAGAGGCACCAATAGGCAAAAAGGATGATCCGCTCAGCTGGTGGAGAGAAAATGAGGGGCGTTTTCCCACACTGTCCAATGTAGCAAGATCCCTTTTGTGCATTCCTGCAACATCCACCCCAGCAGAGCGAATCTTCTCAGCAGCAGGACATATCTGCTCGCAGAAGAGAGCAAGTCTCACACGAGACCATGTTGATATGCTGACTTTTCTtagtataaataaattgaacaaCATATCCTGAGCCTCATCTTGATTTTAAACCTGGTCTGTCCACCATGACAAGTTTGTGTCCAAGTTATATCACACAGCCCATGTTTACAACTTGAGTAAAGACAGCTTTGAATGCTTATTTTCAGCTGTATCTACTAATGTTAGTTGTTAATACCGTTAGATTTCAGACTGTTGAGAATTGTAAAGTTCTTTTGCAACAGACAGTTGACCACTGAATGTACTTCACAAAATGCACATCTTTGTTTTATGCTGCTGCTAATGAGCCTGTTCTTGGTTTACaggggaattttttttatttgattttaatttattaatcatttatttgcCTGTCCCTAAAAAAATGGAcagaggtttatttatttataaattttacaTCTCTGTTGACTGAGCACTGTGCCTAATTAAAGttaggacatttttatttaatttttgtacAAATCCACAGTATGTgcaataaaataagtttttttcattgtaaCCATCTTTTTTGTGTTCATTATCATGTGCCACATAATTAAATCAACTTCATGCTGAATTtaagaaaaaagtaataattatCCGATTAGTCGACTAATCGTTTCAATAGTCGCTGACTAGTCGACTATCAAAATAGtcgttagttgcagccctagttagcattgatgctgctatttcttctgtgttgtccaatctatctgatattgtttcattaaaagaacatcagagaacggctctgaaggcttttgttggtggaaaccatgtttttgcccttctcccgaccggatttggcaagttttgttttccggggcgcggacgcgcaacgcggacgcgccccggagcggttagcggttagcgctaaccatataaggaggcctattagtcctcaacgcggtcggcccgggatcgactccgacccgcggcgctttgccgcctgtcttcccccctcttcctgtcagctcactgtcaataaaatgcgtgccacAAGAGCcgcaaacacttaaaaaaaaaaaaaaaaggcctgcgTCGGtttcatcagcgtcacgggttagcttcggtgtgagtggttgaaatagcacgtcgataaagatgacagacaagtggcatatccaatcatatgcaaggagttttgataaggcccagcctgcagtaaaggcaattcctatcgcggtgtcccagatgtatgtgagtggagctaggcggagcgagacatgcagctggctgttgtcaggttaagagcatctgccctgagatgttaatgtccattccctcctaccagctcaacaggcctcGAGGCctcccagcgcaccagaggccccgtgcaggggcagacacccgggTGCACGCCGGCCCACAACCCAAGCGACACACCCCCCCAAACCGGAACCCTCGAGGCcccggcgcgccccagggaccccagacccacccagcggcagcacagctaccaggtcagtaacccacgttcGTCACAgcgtagctccccaagagcgccgcaagcggctgctgtaggccgcCCGTAGGCCTCCAAAgcccctcccagatgggggcaacagaccctggagtcagacccaccaggcgccctactccgagtgcccccagagccccaggaacccctccatccagccactgcatcctgcaggaagcaacccaccgccctctattccactaagtgatggtgctgatcaaagaagcccaaagagatcgatcagatgtggatgcagatgctgtttcaagattaatatgatccaacaaaagatctctatactgattgatactgagattttctttacttttccaattcatgaggatagttttctttgcgatacataatgcagtgaaaaccatgtaaactattttttttccatagggctttcctcaaaattacagagcaagcaaactgatgggaaaggtgtaattttacaactcaggcactttgataaaTCCtaacatatctgtgtccagaacctctggactggtgtgtaTAACCATAATGCATGAATATATTTATCAGGaagattgcctatgcagtgtggacagatattagattgtgccaaacccatcttgaatactctttgtcctgtgtagtgtactctgtgaaggattttgtattgtattagttgtaagttggtgtttctagtcaatttgaaagttcttagacatatctgagcccagaagttttgcacaaagctgactgataaatcctcttcccatttcataataggaagagatattgaatcgtctattttagtcagtgtcctgtatgatttagacagtagttgggggggggggggggttaaatctaggaactctaatatattagttgggatttgtaaacacctttaatatgcttaaatgtatttctaattatagatttaagttgttcatattccaagaatttatttttactaatgccatattgcatatttagtttagcaaaattgatgaactcggttccgtcaagtaaatgttccagatatttaatacctttattcttccagtatgtaaagtttatcattttattattttgtaggatatcagggttattccagatgggtgtacaactgcatgggataagggatgactttgtcattttaaggaactcccaccattctgtcagagtaaaactaatgttgatatttttgaagcatgtatgccgttttatatttgagctaataaacggcaaatctgaaatcatgatattattgcacatttcctgttctatagctaaccaaggctcatctagaagattattttttatccatttagagatgtattgtagccagttaggcaaatctaatcctcccctgtctttagtcttctgtattgtctttgaGCTAATACGTACGTGGGGggttatctttccaaagaaatttagaaatggcagaatctagagatttaaaccagtcggaTGATGGTTTAAATCTCTCCATCAAATCtctcattgaaaataaataattaattctaggtaggaccatcatttttattgaagctaccctacccataagtgaaattggaagtgatttccatcttttaagttcctcttctatcctgtttaaaagtggggtgTGGTTAAGTTTTAGTAAATCCGTtaatttagacgacacagtaatacctaaatatttaatatttcctgattgcatttgtaaatctagggagttttcgagagagcaattaattgacagtactgTAGACTTAGACCAGTTTaaagagtaatctgatactttagagaaagattctagtattctaattatttGTGAAAGAGAagtatttgaatgctggagataaagtaatacatcatccgcgtagagactaatcttatgctctattttcatgcatttaataccttttacagcttttgtttgtctgattgttgctgctagatgTTCTGTAAAggtggcaaaaagtgatggagaaagagggcatccttgcttggtgcccctctgtagacaaaaactggaagatatttgattatttgtcctgacacatgcTGTTGGAGAACTGTATaagatttttaaccaatttatgaaaaaattgccaaaaccgaatttatgtagtgtagcgaataaaaatgtccagtttactctatcaaatgctttttctgcatctaaagacaatatattggttttaatgtttttactgtaggaataatcaattaaattaagtaatctgcgtgtatttgtgCATGCCCTCaagaaaatagtcatacatagacccaggtagctgttataagaattattattctaaagtcactatggcctcacgccactcggacattggaggcctggagacatgatggctgtgtataagatccactgtatgctaagtgcaaggctgaatgctgcgtagaatgattattgtctatgatagactgtctttgttatgtctcaaactaaggccacggtgcagtattaggggaagcccaaagagcgaggcaggcagagacagggcagacagagactgcagcggaaccgtggggtgcgattactttccatctatgtgacctctgctctgtttctcaataaaactgctggaacgtcattaccaccgtctcgtcatttagtaaagatgggaactcagttactattgtttagaattccaccaagaactcccataacaatttggcgtaaacgaacaagatctctgACCGACGGgcgagggagtccggggacaggagctgctttggccagcccagagaggttatccggcctctggtaccccgaatggattttcaagggatgtggaggagctcctggtctcggagcgtctctgggtgtcggcgcgaagatccgaacctttctttcatgagacggtaaggggattatttttcagctcttttaaaaacaaacgcaattggtcaaaaatgcttgcaagcttttaaaatttaaaccccatttaaagt comes from the Fundulus heteroclitus isolate FHET01 unplaced genomic scaffold, MU-UCD_Fhet_4.1 scaffold_64, whole genome shotgun sequence genome and includes:
- the LOC118561479 gene encoding zinc finger BED domain-containing protein 4-like; translation: MEPFLQRRQTCTPQQAAALTESVLQMLIYDMRPLSMVDGAGFQQMIAQFNPDYILPSRTHFTHLMEQKYSTMFLKVKEILKEVSSSLTLTCDVWTSRATEAYLGVSCHFITKDWQMKTLNLSTLPLEERHTAANIMLWMEEVIEKFDILPSKIKAIVHDNGSNMVAAARLLEEKHGWFSVRCAGHTLQLIVNSALKEPSINKATGAARNLVEHFRRSELANSKLKKKQQQMNTAEHKLIQDINTRWNSTYYMMERLLEQRWPVTATLSDPEVTPRGKHYCDLKPEQWVLLEELVQGLGPFECATVFLSGQEYATASCLPQLVKGLQRSIQQTQFETSAGKAFRAIAGKGISERWENLNTVSAERDNPLVLAAAIDPRFRKMKFISPEDGTRVQSTIEVLAIKEAKAETGIHDDPELQLKRRGNVSGVKSALDNLLQSDTDSRSEEEEETQEDQKIQMVRREVQLFFTEAPIGKKDDPLSWWRENEGRFPTLSNVARSLLCIPATSTPAERIFSAAGHICSQKRASLTRDHVDMLTFLSINKLNNIS